The Candidatus Polarisedimenticolia bacterium region CACCTCCTCAAGGACCGGTTCACGCTGGGGGGTGACGCGGCCGCGGTTGCAGGCCCGGTCGGGCGAACGGCGAAGGCCGCCACCGACGCCCAGTTGCACGCCCAGATCCTGTCGTGGTCCCGCTCACGAGGCGTCTTCCTCGGGGCCGCCCTCGAGGGCGCGGTCGTGAAGCCGGACACGGAAGCCAACGCGACGTTCTATGGGACCCCCGTGACGGCGCACGAGCTCCTGCTGGACCACTCCGTTCCCACGCCGGCCTCCGCGGCGCCGTTCGTGAAAGTCGCGTCGAGGTACTCCCGCCCCGAGCGCGGGTAGGGAACCCAGACGCCGGCCCCCGTTCCCTTCCGGGCGCGGTGGTCGGCGTCGCCATCCGGGGCTAGACTCGTGCATGACACTGGGCACGAGGCTCATTCTCTATCTCGCGGGTCCCCTCATCCTGGTGATGGTCCTGTTCGGTTACATCGACCAGCGCAAGAGCCGCGAGCTCCTCCAGGATGAGCTCGCCCGCGAAGGGCGCGCCCTGGCCCTGACGGTCCAGATCGCCCTGGAGGACGCCTTGCGCGACGGGCAGATCGAGGACGTGCGCGCCCTGATCGACAAGGTCACGGGGTACGAGCGGGTCCTTGGACTGCGGATCTTCGACAAGCAGGGGACGGTCATCTACGATCCCCCCCACCTGAAGCCCTATCCTTTTCTTGCGGCCGAGGCCCTGCGCACCGCCCTGGAGAAGGGGACCCCCTCCGCGACCCCCGGCCGTCTCGACGATCAGCTCGTCCTGACGTTCATCGTGCCGCTGCGCGACACCAAGGGACAGATCCTCGGCGCCCTGCAGCTTCTCCAGCTCGAGTCGTACATCGAGGAGGACGCGCGCGCCGCACGCAACTCGATCATGACGCTGACGACGCTCATGATCCTGGTCACGACCGGCATCGTCTTCCTGGTGACCCGTGTCAGCGTGGCGCGGCCGATCGCGGACCTGGCCTCGAGCTTTCGCGAGGTCGGCTCGGGGGACCTGCGCGCCCGCGTGCCGGTGCGCCGCACCGACGAGTTCGGCCGGCTGGCGCAGGAATTCAACGGCATGTGCCAGCGCCTGGAGGCGTCGCAGCGTTTCCTGGTGGAGGAGCAGGAGGAGCGGCGGCGGATGGAGGCGCGCATGCGCCACGCCGAGCGTCTGGCCGCGATCGGCCGCCTGGCGGCCGGGCTGGCTCACGAGATCGGCACGCCCTTGAACATCATCGGCGGAAGGGCCGAGCGGCTGTTGCGCTCCATGGGCGAGAACGAGCCGGCGACGCGCAGCCTGAAGATCATCTGCGCGCAGATGGAGCGGATCGCGCGGATCGTCCGCGACATGCTGGAGTTCGCGCGCATGCGCGAGCCGCGTCTGGCGAAGACCGATCTCGCCCCGATCCTCGCCAGGGTCCTCGAGCTCCTCGGGCAGAAGTTCGAGGAGGGAAGGGTGCGGGTCGTCGCGAACCTGACCGGAGGCGCCGGGGCGGTCCTGACCGACGCCGATCAGATCCATCAGGTCTTCCTGAACCTGGGCACCAACGCGCTGGATGCGATGCCGCACGGCGGGACCCTGCGGGTTTCGGCGCAACGCGTCGTCAGGACGCACCCCGAAGGGAACGGCGACCCGCAGCCGTTCATCGCCGTCGCGTTCGAGGACACCGGGACGGGTATTGCGCCGGAGGACCTGAATCACGTGTTCGACCCGTTCTTCACCACCAAGGACGTCGGCCGCGGGACCGGCCTGGGGTTGTCGGTCTCCTACGGCATCGTGCGCGAGCACGGCGGCTTCTTCGACATCGAGAGCGAGCCCGGACGCGGGACCCGGCTGACCGTGTGCCTGCCCGAGGTCTCGCCGCAGGCCGGCGCGCTCCCCAGGGACATGGCGTCGTGACGGACAACGGCACCTTGCTGGTCGTCGAGGACGACGAGGAGATGCGGCTCTTCCTCGAGGAGGAGCTGCACGATCGAGGCTTCCGGGTGATCGGGGCCAGGCGCGGCCCCG contains the following coding sequences:
- a CDS encoding ATP-binding protein; this encodes MTLGTRLILYLAGPLILVMVLFGYIDQRKSRELLQDELAREGRALALTVQIALEDALRDGQIEDVRALIDKVTGYERVLGLRIFDKQGTVIYDPPHLKPYPFLAAEALRTALEKGTPSATPGRLDDQLVLTFIVPLRDTKGQILGALQLLQLESYIEEDARAARNSIMTLTTLMILVTTGIVFLVTRVSVARPIADLASSFREVGSGDLRARVPVRRTDEFGRLAQEFNGMCQRLEASQRFLVEEQEERRRMEARMRHAERLAAIGRLAAGLAHEIGTPLNIIGGRAERLLRSMGENEPATRSLKIICAQMERIARIVRDMLEFARMREPRLAKTDLAPILARVLELLGQKFEEGRVRVVANLTGGAGAVLTDADQIHQVFLNLGTNALDAMPHGGTLRVSAQRVVRTHPEGNGDPQPFIAVAFEDTGTGIAPEDLNHVFDPFFTTKDVGRGTGLGLSVSYGIVREHGGFFDIESEPGRGTRLTVCLPEVSPQAGALPRDMAS
- a CDS encoding lipid-binding SYLF domain-containing protein; amino-acid sequence: HLLKDRFTLGGDAAAVAGPVGRTAKAATDAQLHAQILSWSRSRGVFLGAALEGAVVKPDTEANATFYGTPVTAHELLLDHSVPTPASAAPFVKVASRYSRPERG